In a genomic window of Nocardiopsis mwathae:
- a CDS encoding GDSL-type esterase/lipase family protein — protein sequence MRLSTALVAASALLAVGCSAAGDAAPDKRYYVSLGDSLAEGVQPDTDGRAQVTPQGYTDALFRSLYDRDSTLEHRRMGCGGEDTTTFTHGGIQRCDERYPEPSQLGAAERFLEDHRGSVALVTLDIGGNNFTGCVEEGGGEAVADVDEACVDEGLARLREEVPEIAVRLRTAAGPDVQIVGMTYYNPYLAALLLEDADPDAADTADPTPRDIAEYADDVLGRLNDTLRSAYAEAGIDVADVAEAFESENFDVPRGSESGLPVNVRRICDYTWMCDPERGPDIHTNQAGAQRIAEVFGQVVVAF from the coding sequence ATGCGCCTGAGTACCGCCCTCGTGGCGGCGTCCGCGCTGCTCGCGGTCGGCTGCTCCGCGGCCGGCGACGCAGCCCCCGACAAGCGCTACTACGTCTCGCTCGGCGACTCCCTCGCCGAGGGCGTCCAACCCGATACCGACGGCCGCGCGCAGGTGACCCCGCAGGGCTACACCGACGCCCTGTTCCGGAGCCTCTACGACCGCGACTCCACCCTCGAACACCGGAGGATGGGCTGCGGCGGCGAGGACACGACCACGTTCACCCACGGCGGCATCCAGCGGTGCGACGAGCGCTACCCCGAACCGTCGCAGCTCGGCGCCGCCGAACGGTTTCTGGAGGACCACCGCGGCAGCGTCGCCCTGGTGACCCTCGACATCGGGGGCAACAACTTCACCGGCTGCGTCGAGGAGGGCGGCGGCGAGGCGGTGGCCGACGTCGACGAGGCGTGCGTAGACGAGGGCCTGGCCCGATTGCGGGAGGAGGTTCCGGAGATCGCCGTCCGCCTGCGCACGGCCGCCGGCCCGGACGTGCAGATCGTCGGGATGACCTACTACAACCCCTACCTCGCCGCCCTGCTGCTGGAGGACGCGGATCCGGACGCGGCGGACACCGCCGATCCGACCCCGCGCGACATCGCCGAGTACGCCGACGACGTTCTCGGGCGGTTGAACGACACCCTGCGCTCCGCCTACGCGGAAGCGGGAATCGACGTCGCGGACGTGGCCGAGGCCTTCGAATCGGAGAACTTCGACGTTCCGCGGGGAAGTGAGAGCGGCCTTCCGGTCAACGTCCGCCGCATCTGCGACTACACCTGGATGTGCGATCCCGAGCGCGGCCCCGACATCCACACCAACCAGGCCGGAGCCCAGCGGATCGCCGAGGTCTTCGGCCAGGTCGTCGTGGCCTTCTGA
- a CDS encoding transketolase family protein — protein sequence MRDTFVDVTTAALDDDPRLAVVLADISADRFTGAAARHPDRVINVGIREQLMIGTAGGLALTGMRPVVHTYAPFLIERAFEQIKLDLVHQDVGALLVSNGGSYDVPSAGRTHMAPGDVAVMDSLPGWTVHVPGHATEAARLLEAAFRTDDRVYLRMSERGNAAARPVGEGIVPIRTGSARSLGVVLAVGPMLDRVLAATRELDVTVAYTATVRPFDRAGLNRLVGEAGQADVLMVEPYLEGTSAHEIAAALSDRRHRQLSLGVSRADEVRIYGTSADHDRVHGLDADGIARSARDFFLV from the coding sequence ATGCGGGACACCTTCGTCGACGTCACCACGGCCGCCCTCGACGACGACCCCAGGCTCGCCGTCGTGCTCGCCGACATCTCCGCCGACCGGTTCACCGGGGCCGCAGCCCGCCACCCCGACCGGGTCATCAACGTCGGTATCCGCGAGCAGCTGATGATCGGTACGGCCGGAGGGCTGGCGCTGACCGGCATGCGGCCGGTCGTGCACACCTACGCGCCGTTCCTGATCGAGCGTGCCTTCGAACAGATCAAGCTCGACCTCGTCCACCAGGACGTGGGCGCCCTCCTGGTCAGCAACGGCGGCTCCTACGACGTCCCGTCCGCAGGGCGCACCCACATGGCGCCGGGCGACGTCGCCGTGATGGACTCACTGCCCGGCTGGACGGTGCACGTGCCGGGCCACGCCACGGAGGCGGCGCGGCTCCTCGAAGCGGCGTTCCGCACCGACGACCGCGTCTACCTGAGGATGAGCGAGCGCGGCAACGCGGCGGCCCGACCGGTGGGAGAGGGAATCGTGCCCATCCGCACCGGGTCCGCGCGCTCCCTGGGCGTCGTGCTCGCCGTCGGGCCGATGCTCGACCGGGTGCTGGCCGCGACCAGGGAACTCGACGTCACCGTCGCCTACACCGCCACGGTCCGCCCCTTCGACCGGGCCGGACTCAACCGCCTCGTCGGGGAGGCGGGGCAAGCCGACGTCCTCATGGTCGAGCCGTACCTGGAGGGCACCTCCGCCCATGAGATCGCCGCCGCGCTGTCGGACCGCCGACACCGGCAGCTGTCCCTGGGCGTCAGCCGCGCCGACGAGGTACGCATCTACGGCACTTCCGCGGACCACGACCGCGTCCACGGCCTGGACGCCGACGGCATCGCGAGGTCGGCGCGCGACTTCTTCCTCGTGTGA
- a CDS encoding CaiB/BaiF CoA transferase family protein — protein MGPLNGVRVVEFAGIGPGPMAAMLLADLGADVIRLDRPATADAVRAGAPRPHMASGRPILGVDLKSEEGVATARRLVAAADVLLEGYRPGVMERRGLGPDECLGLNPRLVYARMTGWGQDGPLAERAGHDMNYISLNGTLHSIGRRGGPPLPPVNLLGDFGGGTMFVVTGILSALVERQSSGRGQVVDAAMVDGSAFLASMMYEDRERGMWTDERGTNYLDTGAPWYDVYECADGRHISVGCIEPQFYAAFLAGIGLAEADLPDQWDRDRWPELRERFAEVLRTRTRDEWADTFADTDACVQPVLSMPEAADHPHVRARGAVVRKGDRLYPGPAPRFSRTPGTATRDPDHPEPALDDVLTSWGVDPRP, from the coding sequence ATGGGTCCCCTCAACGGCGTCCGAGTCGTGGAGTTCGCCGGTATCGGCCCCGGTCCGATGGCCGCGATGCTCCTCGCCGACCTCGGCGCCGACGTCATCCGGCTAGACCGGCCCGCCACCGCCGACGCGGTGCGTGCGGGCGCGCCCCGCCCGCACATGGCCTCCGGACGCCCGATCCTCGGGGTCGACCTCAAGTCCGAGGAGGGCGTCGCCACCGCGCGCCGCCTGGTCGCCGCCGCCGACGTGCTGCTGGAGGGCTACCGCCCCGGCGTCATGGAGCGGCGGGGGCTCGGTCCCGACGAGTGCCTCGGCCTCAACCCGCGGCTCGTCTACGCGCGGATGACCGGGTGGGGGCAGGACGGGCCGCTCGCCGAGCGCGCCGGACACGATATGAACTACATCTCGCTGAACGGGACCCTGCACTCCATCGGCCGCCGCGGCGGGCCGCCGCTGCCCCCGGTCAACCTGCTCGGCGACTTCGGCGGCGGCACCATGTTCGTCGTCACCGGCATCCTCAGCGCCCTCGTGGAACGGCAGTCCTCCGGCCGGGGCCAGGTCGTGGACGCCGCGATGGTCGACGGCAGCGCCTTCCTGGCCTCGATGATGTACGAGGACCGCGAGCGCGGGATGTGGACCGACGAGCGCGGCACCAACTACCTCGACACCGGGGCGCCCTGGTACGACGTCTACGAGTGCGCCGACGGGCGGCACATCTCCGTCGGCTGCATCGAGCCGCAGTTCTACGCGGCGTTCCTGGCGGGGATCGGGCTGGCCGAGGCCGACCTCCCGGACCAGTGGGACCGCGACCGCTGGCCCGAGCTGCGCGAACGCTTCGCCGAGGTGCTGCGCACCCGTACCCGCGACGAATGGGCCGACACCTTCGCCGACACCGACGCCTGCGTCCAGCCGGTCCTGTCCATGCCCGAGGCCGCCGACCACCCGCACGTGCGGGCCCGCGGCGCGGTCGTCCGCAAGGGCGACCGCCTCTACCCGGGCCCGGCCCCCCGCTTCAGCCGCACCCCCGGAACCGCCACGCGCGACCCCGACCACCCGGAACCCGCCCTGGACGACGTCCTCACGTCCTGGGGCGTCGACCCCCGGCCGTGA
- a CDS encoding thiamine pyrophosphate-dependent enzyme: MATTTLSRYADLPALIGLMTGDEKHQAASESTLDVLWVLYDRVLDISPETVDDPDRDRFLLSKGHGPSAYYAVLATKGFIDVRTLRNWTRADSPLGYHPDRVLIPGVEIGSGSLGHGLGLAVGTALGLRAQGRTKPRVFVLVGDGELDEGSNHEAIAAAGRLGLDGITVIAVDNRSGTHGWPGGIAERFKVEGWAARTVSGRDHDALHSAFTTPHPGRPLVVVAHVNTKG, translated from the coding sequence ATGGCTACGACAACACTCTCGCGCTACGCCGACCTGCCGGCCCTCATCGGCTTGATGACCGGAGACGAGAAGCACCAGGCCGCGTCGGAATCGACGCTCGACGTGCTGTGGGTCCTCTACGACCGTGTCCTCGACATCTCGCCCGAAACCGTCGACGACCCCGACCGCGACCGCTTCCTGCTGTCCAAGGGCCATGGACCGTCGGCCTACTACGCCGTTCTCGCCACCAAGGGCTTCATCGACGTCCGGACACTGCGAAACTGGACGCGCGCCGACTCCCCGCTCGGATACCACCCCGACCGGGTGTTGATCCCCGGGGTCGAGATCGGCAGCGGCTCCCTGGGCCACGGGCTGGGCCTGGCCGTCGGGACCGCCCTGGGCCTGCGCGCCCAGGGCCGCACCAAGCCGCGCGTCTTCGTCCTCGTCGGCGACGGCGAACTCGACGAGGGCAGCAACCACGAGGCCATCGCCGCCGCCGGCCGGCTCGGACTCGACGGGATCACCGTCATCGCCGTCGACAACCGCTCCGGCACCCACGGCTGGCCCGGCGGCATCGCCGAGCGGTTCAAGGTCGAGGGCTGGGCCGCCCGCACCGTCAGCGGGCGCGACCACGACGCCCTCCACTCCGCCTTCACCACCCCGCACCCCGGCCGCCCGCTCGTGGTGGTCGCCCACGTGAACACGAAGGGATGA
- a CDS encoding serine/threonine-protein kinase: MPSDGLPKNLEPLAAGDPATIGPYVLAGRLGSGGMGTVYLGRTPEKGAQVAIKVIRPELAFDEATRARFHDEMENARRVASFCTAKVLDHGTFENRPYMVTEYIAGTALAEHIAEHGALDSSTLHGFALGVAAALAAIHRAGLVHRDLKPANVLLSLSGPRVIDFGIARAMDTRSNHTQTGIVMGSPGWMAPEQLLEEQVTTAADIFAWGCLVAFAGNGTHPFGNGDAMTLGKRVLFAEPQIGNLDGPLDRLVLQALAKEPDRRPKAQDLMLELAGGEDDPAEATDMVSHALHQSWRPNLPPMPPIMPPGHHPGPPPVMGGMRPGGHGPAAPPAHAPPPYPHPQHPQQHPQPQQAQPAQQAPIPPTHQSQQVQRPAAGVAQQHPVHQTGQFPAHQTGQFPAVGPNQTGPIPQLGPQAQQERQRTGQTGPRRPQAQPYVPPVPPPPHHPLQPTKRRMKWVAMTAVIAVALVLVLFTALTVLGISGLGGLPWFGPGNGSAEQQEPGAQQDAAGGEPDPGERSRPTRGSDADSHMVFKAREYTCTPDPGERSIPSQGTYCVFTLLVENTSDRTLRLDHDWQELKDHAGPPYAAEPPLGSEADAPLWHPVQAGKAAEGRVVFFVEDENLLDSAELVLRSQQESEPAVIPVDDIPRSA; this comes from the coding sequence TTGCCGTCGGATGGGCTCCCGAAGAACCTGGAACCGCTGGCCGCCGGTGACCCGGCGACCATCGGGCCATACGTGCTGGCCGGGCGGCTGGGCAGCGGAGGAATGGGGACGGTCTATCTCGGCCGTACCCCGGAGAAGGGTGCCCAGGTCGCGATCAAGGTGATCCGGCCGGAGCTCGCCTTCGACGAGGCCACCCGCGCCCGGTTCCACGACGAGATGGAGAACGCCCGCCGCGTCGCCTCCTTCTGCACGGCCAAGGTCCTGGACCACGGCACCTTCGAGAACCGCCCCTACATGGTCACCGAGTACATCGCGGGGACCGCGCTGGCCGAGCACATCGCCGAGCACGGGGCGCTCGACTCCAGCACGCTGCACGGGTTCGCGCTGGGTGTGGCGGCGGCGCTCGCCGCCATCCACAGAGCGGGGCTGGTGCACCGCGACCTCAAGCCGGCCAACGTGCTGCTGTCGCTGTCCGGCCCGCGGGTGATCGACTTCGGCATCGCGCGGGCGATGGACACACGGTCCAACCACACCCAGACCGGCATCGTCATGGGCAGCCCGGGGTGGATGGCCCCGGAGCAACTGCTGGAGGAGCAGGTCACCACCGCGGCCGACATCTTCGCGTGGGGATGCCTGGTGGCGTTCGCCGGAAACGGCACCCACCCCTTCGGCAACGGCGACGCCATGACACTCGGCAAGCGGGTGCTGTTCGCCGAACCGCAGATCGGCAACCTGGACGGCCCGCTCGACCGGCTGGTGCTCCAGGCGCTGGCCAAGGAGCCCGACCGCCGCCCCAAGGCCCAGGACCTGATGCTGGAGCTGGCCGGCGGCGAGGACGACCCGGCGGAGGCCACCGACATGGTGAGCCACGCCCTGCACCAGTCCTGGCGGCCCAACCTGCCGCCGATGCCGCCCATCATGCCGCCGGGCCACCATCCCGGTCCGCCTCCGGTCATGGGCGGGATGCGCCCTGGCGGGCACGGCCCCGCCGCCCCGCCCGCGCACGCTCCCCCGCCCTACCCCCACCCGCAGCACCCCCAGCAGCACCCGCAGCCCCAGCAAGCCCAACCGGCTCAGCAGGCGCCGATACCGCCGACCCACCAGAGCCAGCAGGTGCAGCGCCCGGCGGCCGGTGTGGCCCAGCAGCACCCGGTGCACCAGACCGGCCAATTCCCGGCTCACCAGACGGGGCAGTTCCCGGCGGTCGGCCCGAACCAGACGGGGCCGATTCCGCAGCTCGGCCCGCAGGCGCAGCAGGAGCGGCAGCGCACGGGGCAGACCGGCCCGCGGCGGCCGCAGGCCCAGCCGTACGTGCCACCGGTGCCGCCGCCCCCGCACCATCCGCTCCAGCCGACGAAGCGGCGGATGAAGTGGGTCGCGATGACCGCGGTCATCGCCGTCGCCCTGGTACTGGTGCTGTTCACCGCGCTCACCGTGCTCGGTATCAGCGGGCTGGGCGGCCTGCCCTGGTTCGGACCGGGCAACGGCTCGGCCGAGCAGCAGGAGCCGGGCGCGCAGCAGGACGCGGCCGGAGGCGAGCCCGACCCCGGTGAGCGGAGTCGGCCCACCCGGGGCTCGGACGCCGACTCCCACATGGTGTTCAAGGCACGCGAGTACACGTGCACACCCGACCCCGGCGAGCGGTCCATCCCGAGCCAGGGCACCTACTGCGTGTTCACTCTGCTCGTGGAGAACACGTCGGACCGGACGCTCAGGCTCGACCACGACTGGCAGGAGCTGAAGGATCACGCGGGGCCCCCGTATGCGGCGGAGCCGCCGCTGGGGTCGGAGGCCGACGCGCCGCTGTGGCACCCGGTGCAGGCCGGCAAGGCGGCCGAGGGCCGGGTCGTGTTCTTCGTGGAGGACGAGAACCTGCTGGACTCCGCCGAGCTCGTGCTGCGCAGCCAGCAGGAGAGCGAACCCGCGGTGATCCCGGTCGACGACATCCCGCGCAGCGCCTGA
- the soxR gene encoding redox-sensitive transcriptional activator SoxR: MRHPPAVLTIGQLAERSGVPRSTLRYYEDRGLIRSERTPGNQRRYPRGTLRRLAFVSAAQRVGLTLDRIHEALAALPDDRTPTSQDWARLSEQWRVELDTRIDALRRLRDRLSECIGCGCLSFDVCDLYNHDDAMAAQGPGAPLLKPAGEGGL, from the coding sequence ATGCGCCACCCACCCGCCGTACTGACCATCGGCCAGCTCGCCGAGCGCAGCGGCGTGCCCCGCTCCACTCTGCGCTACTACGAGGACAGGGGGCTCATCCGCAGCGAGCGGACCCCCGGCAACCAGCGCCGATACCCCCGCGGCACACTGCGCCGCCTGGCCTTCGTCTCCGCCGCGCAGCGCGTCGGGCTGACCCTGGACCGGATCCACGAGGCGCTGGCGGCCCTCCCCGACGATCGGACGCCGACGTCGCAGGACTGGGCCCGGCTGTCCGAGCAGTGGCGGGTCGAACTCGACACCAGGATCGACGCCCTGCGGCGGCTCCGCGACCGGCTCTCCGAGTGCATCGGCTGCGGCTGCCTCTCCTTCGACGTCTGCGACCTGTACAACCACGACGACGCCATGGCCGCCCAGGGGCCGGGCGCGCCGCTGCTGAAGCCCGCCGGCGAAGGCGGGCTCTAG
- a CDS encoding MarR family winged helix-turn-helix transcriptional regulator: MRDEVDGLVEAWRSERPDLDVEPLQVLSRVSRLARHLDRARRSVFTRHGLEPWEFDVLAELRRSGPPYELSPGRLLRATLVTSGTMTNRIDRLAAAGLVARRPDPDDKRGVLVRLSDEGRERVDAALTDLLGYEESILGEVLHADRERLAALLRRVLAPLDETPAHQRS; the protein is encoded by the coding sequence ATGCGCGATGAGGTAGACGGACTGGTCGAGGCGTGGCGCTCGGAGCGCCCGGACCTCGACGTCGAGCCATTACAGGTGCTCAGCCGGGTCTCCCGGCTGGCACGCCACCTGGATCGCGCCCGGCGCAGCGTGTTCACCCGGCACGGCCTGGAGCCCTGGGAGTTCGACGTGCTCGCCGAACTGCGCCGCTCCGGCCCGCCCTACGAGCTCAGCCCCGGCCGGCTGCTGCGCGCCACACTGGTGACCTCGGGGACCATGACCAACCGCATCGACCGGCTCGCCGCCGCCGGCCTGGTCGCCCGCCGCCCCGACCCCGACGACAAGCGCGGCGTACTCGTCCGGCTCTCCGACGAGGGCCGCGAGCGGGTCGACGCCGCCCTCACCGACCTGCTCGGCTACGAGGAGTCGATCCTCGGTGAGGTCCTGCACGCGGACCGTGAACGCCTCGCCGCGCTCCTGCGCCGCGTCCTCGCGCCTCTCGACGAAACGCCCGCCCATCAGCGATCCTGA
- the rsmA gene encoding 16S rRNA (adenine(1518)-N(6)/adenine(1519)-N(6))-dimethyltransferase RsmA, with the protein MWVTHAEIPDSTRLLTPADVRRLADRLGVRPTKTLGQNFVIDAGTVRRIVRVAEVGADDVVLEVGPGLGSLTLALLPHVRQVTAVEIDPRLAEALPATVGEYAPDLADRLRVVTADAMRVDEIPGPAPTALVANLPYNVAVPVVLHLLELLPSLRRGLVMVQSEVADRLAARPGSRTYGVPSAKAAWYADVRRAGAVGRNVFWPAPNVDSGLVELRRRPAPSATASREQVFAVIDAAFAQRRKTLRSALSSWAGSAPAAEAALRAAGVDPSARGEALDVVEFARIAEHAPTRAS; encoded by the coding sequence ATGTGGGTGACCCACGCTGAGATACCCGATTCCACCCGCCTGCTCACCCCGGCCGACGTGCGGCGGCTCGCCGACCGCCTCGGAGTCCGGCCGACCAAGACGCTCGGCCAGAACTTCGTCATCGACGCCGGGACCGTGCGCCGGATCGTACGGGTCGCGGAGGTCGGAGCGGACGACGTCGTCCTGGAGGTGGGTCCCGGTCTCGGGTCGCTCACGCTGGCGCTGCTCCCGCACGTCCGCCAGGTCACCGCGGTCGAGATCGACCCCAGGCTCGCCGAGGCGCTGCCCGCCACCGTCGGCGAGTACGCCCCGGACCTCGCCGACCGCCTGCGGGTCGTCACCGCCGACGCCATGCGCGTCGACGAGATCCCCGGCCCCGCGCCGACCGCGCTGGTCGCCAACCTGCCCTACAACGTCGCCGTTCCGGTCGTGCTCCACCTGCTGGAGCTGCTGCCGTCGCTGCGGCGCGGCCTGGTGATGGTGCAGTCGGAGGTGGCCGACCGGCTCGCCGCCCGTCCGGGCAGCCGGACCTACGGCGTGCCCTCCGCCAAGGCCGCTTGGTACGCCGACGTGCGCCGCGCGGGCGCCGTCGGCCGCAACGTCTTCTGGCCGGCTCCCAACGTCGACTCCGGCCTGGTCGAGTTGCGCCGTCGGCCCGCGCCGAGCGCGACCGCCTCCCGTGAGCAGGTGTTCGCGGTGATCGACGCCGCGTTCGCGCAGCGCCGCAAGACGCTGCGCTCGGCCCTGTCCTCCTGGGCCGGGTCGGCACCGGCCGCGGAGGCCGCCCTGCGGGCCGCCGGGGTCGACCCCTCGGCCCGCGGCGAAGCCCTGGACGTGGTGGAGTTCGCCCGCATCGCCGAGCATGCGCCGACCCGCGCCTCCTGA
- a CDS encoding 4-(cytidine 5'-diphospho)-2-C-methyl-D-erythritol kinase: MTANTAVTVRVPAKVNLQLAVGPAREDGYHDLVNVFHAVSLFDEVTVSEARSRAGRGFVRLSVAGDLGSHTERVPLDDTNLAARAARLVAREATGAGPVDIHLNKRIPVAGGMAGGSADAAAALVACDRLWHTGLSADRLLELAAELGSDVPFPLVGATAVGTGRGEVLSPVPSPGRYEWVFALAEGGLSTAAVFAEYDRLRPDAPEPRGDERLMAALAAGDARRLGAALSNDLQGAALSLRPDLADTLATGRAAGAVGAIVSGSGPTCAFLAEDEGGAAAVAAALEKSGVCERAVRAQGDVEGATVIRRPGL; encoded by the coding sequence GTGACCGCTAATACCGCCGTGACCGTACGGGTACCCGCGAAGGTGAACCTCCAGCTGGCGGTGGGGCCGGCGCGCGAAGATGGATACCACGATCTGGTCAATGTCTTTCACGCCGTTTCGCTGTTCGACGAGGTTACCGTCAGCGAGGCCCGCTCGCGTGCGGGACGCGGGTTCGTCCGGCTCAGCGTCGCGGGCGACCTCGGCTCGCACACCGAGCGTGTCCCCCTCGACGACACCAACCTGGCCGCCCGCGCCGCGCGCCTCGTCGCCCGCGAGGCGACCGGGGCCGGGCCGGTCGACATCCACCTGAACAAGCGGATCCCCGTCGCCGGAGGTATGGCCGGGGGCAGCGCCGACGCGGCCGCCGCCCTCGTGGCGTGCGACCGGCTGTGGCACACCGGCCTGTCGGCGGATCGGCTGCTCGAACTGGCCGCAGAGCTCGGCAGCGATGTGCCCTTCCCCCTCGTCGGCGCGACAGCGGTGGGGACCGGGCGCGGCGAGGTCCTCAGCCCCGTGCCGAGCCCCGGCCGCTACGAGTGGGTGTTCGCGCTCGCCGAGGGCGGGCTGTCCACCGCCGCCGTCTTCGCCGAGTACGACCGGCTGCGCCCCGACGCTCCGGAACCGCGCGGCGACGAGCGGCTCATGGCCGCCCTGGCCGCCGGCGACGCCCGGCGGCTGGGCGCGGCGCTCAGCAACGACCTGCAGGGCGCGGCCCTGTCCCTGCGCCCCGATCTGGCGGACACCCTGGCGACGGGGCGCGCGGCCGGGGCGGTCGGCGCGATCGTCTCGGGCTCCGGTCCGACCTGCGCCTTCCTCGCCGAGGACGAGGGCGGCGCCGCTGCGGTCGCCGCAGCCCTGGAGAAGTCCGGCGTCTGCGAGCGCGCCGTGCGGGCGCAGGGCGACGTCGAGGGCGCGACCGTGATCCGCCGACCCGGCCTCTAG
- a CDS encoding ABC-F family ATP-binding cassette domain-containing protein encodes MNLVNLQDVSLAFGPLVLLDNVSLGVDEGDRIGVVGRNGGGKSTLVSVIAALTAPDSGRVIHGRGLRVGYLHQRDSYPDCTVGEYVLGDLAEHEWAGNPRARDVLRGLLSGWDLRGAMANLSGGERRRATLARLLIETHDLIILDEPTNHLDIEGIAWLAGHMKQRREALVVVTHDRWFLDAVTTRTWEVVGGRVEQYEGGYAAYVLAKAERERLAAAAEERRQNLMRKELAWLSRGARARSTKAKFRVDAAKALIADEPPARDTVELVRFASSRLGKTVIDTLDMTLTAGDEPLLDRLTWQLGPGDRIGLVGVNGSGKTTLLRALAGERAPDGGSVRHGKTVKLAHLSQALIELGADRRPLEAVEEIRKYVTIGKKEFSASQMLERFGFRGERQWTPIGDLSGGERRRLQLLRLLMDEPNVILLDEPTNDLDIETLTELEDLLDGWPGSLVLVSHDRYFLERVTDRVLALMGDRKLAFLPGGIDEYLARREAAADGGEVPVHGPAGERRLGEGAAASVPAPGLSAAERRAAQKELQRIERRIDRISAREAELHDLMARAADDYARLAELDAELKKLEAEKGELEEAWLMEAEKLTDT; translated from the coding sequence ATGAATCTCGTCAATCTTCAGGATGTTTCCCTGGCCTTTGGGCCTCTCGTCCTCCTCGACAATGTTTCGCTCGGTGTGGACGAAGGCGACCGGATCGGCGTCGTCGGCCGCAACGGCGGTGGTAAGTCCACCCTGGTGTCGGTGATCGCCGCCCTCACCGCACCCGATTCCGGGCGGGTGATCCACGGACGCGGGCTGCGCGTCGGGTACCTGCACCAGCGGGACAGCTACCCGGACTGCACCGTCGGCGAGTACGTGCTGGGCGATCTCGCGGAGCACGAATGGGCGGGCAACCCGCGGGCCCGCGATGTGCTGCGCGGGCTGCTCAGCGGGTGGGACCTCCGCGGGGCGATGGCCAACCTCTCGGGCGGCGAGCGCCGCCGGGCCACCCTGGCACGGCTGCTCATCGAGACGCACGACCTGATCATCCTCGACGAGCCCACCAACCACCTGGACATCGAGGGCATCGCCTGGCTGGCCGGGCACATGAAGCAGCGCCGTGAGGCGCTGGTCGTCGTCACGCACGACCGCTGGTTCCTGGACGCGGTCACCACCCGCACCTGGGAGGTCGTCGGCGGCCGGGTCGAGCAGTACGAGGGCGGGTACGCCGCCTACGTCCTGGCGAAGGCCGAGCGCGAGCGCCTGGCCGCCGCGGCCGAGGAGCGGCGGCAGAACCTCATGCGCAAGGAGCTGGCCTGGCTCAGCCGCGGTGCGCGGGCGCGCTCGACCAAGGCGAAGTTCCGGGTCGATGCCGCCAAGGCTCTCATCGCCGACGAGCCGCCCGCCCGCGACACCGTGGAGCTCGTCCGCTTCGCCAGTTCCCGGCTGGGCAAGACGGTCATCGACACCCTGGACATGACGCTCACCGCCGGGGACGAGCCGCTGCTCGATCGCCTGACCTGGCAGCTCGGCCCCGGTGACCGCATCGGTCTCGTCGGTGTCAACGGTTCCGGTAAGACCACGCTGCTGCGTGCGCTGGCGGGCGAGCGCGCGCCCGACGGCGGCTCGGTCCGGCATGGCAAGACCGTCAAGCTCGCGCACCTGTCGCAGGCCCTCATCGAACTGGGCGCGGACCGGCGGCCGCTGGAGGCCGTCGAGGAGATCCGCAAGTACGTCACCATCGGCAAGAAGGAGTTCTCCGCCAGCCAGATGCTGGAGCGCTTCGGCTTCCGCGGCGAGCGCCAGTGGACCCCCATCGGGGACCTGTCCGGTGGCGAGCGGCGGCGGCTCCAGCTGCTCCGGCTGCTGATGGACGAGCCCAACGTCATTCTGCTCGACGAGCCGACCAACGACCTCGACATCGAGACGCTGACCGAGCTGGAGGACCTGCTCGACGGCTGGCCCGGCTCGCTGGTGCTCGTCAGCCACGACCGGTACTTCCTGGAGCGCGTCACCGACCGGGTGCTGGCGCTGATGGGCGACCGGAAGCTCGCCTTCCTGCCCGGCGGTATCGACGAGTACCTGGCCCGCAGGGAGGCCGCGGCCGACGGGGGAGAGGTGCCCGTCCACGGCCCGGCGGGGGAGCGCCGGCTCGGCGAAGGCGCCGCCGCGTCCGTGCCCGCGCCGGGACTCTCGGCGGCCGAGCGGCGGGCGGCGCAGAAGGAGCTGCAGCGGATCGAGCGGCGTATCGACCGCATTTCCGCCCGCGAGGCCGAGCTGCACGATCTCATGGCGCGGGCCGCCGACGACTACGCCCGGCTGGCCGAGCTCGACGCCGAGCTGAAGAAGCTGGAGGCGGAGAAGGGCGAGCTGGAGGAGGCGTGGCTCATGGAGGCGGAGAAGCTGACCGACACCTGA